Proteins encoded within one genomic window of Acidithiobacillus sp. AMEEHan:
- a CDS encoding cation transporting ATPase C-terminal domain-containing protein, protein MSIGGATMATFYAELSAGMPAELARSMAVTTLVLSQALYLFNVRHLQGWAWRRSTLFRNPSAWIALAVLFLLQLALLYLPILQRVFHTVPLPPRHWGLAFLIAVLVFFLVELEKRLLRKTT, encoded by the coding sequence GTGAGTATCGGCGGCGCCACCATGGCCACCTTCTACGCCGAACTGTCCGCGGGAATGCCTGCGGAGTTGGCACGCAGCATGGCAGTGACCACTTTGGTGCTGAGTCAAGCGCTGTACCTTTTCAACGTCCGTCACCTGCAGGGCTGGGCATGGCGGAGATCGACACTGTTTCGCAACCCCAGCGCGTGGATTGCCCTGGCAGTGCTGTTTCTACTACAACTCGCCCTTCTCTACCTACCCATTCTGCAGCGGGTATTTCATACCGTACCATTGCCCCCCCGTCACTGGGGTCTGGCTTTCCTCATTGCCGTGCTGGTGTTTTTCCTGGTGGAGCTGGAAAAGCGCCTGCTTCGCAAGACAACATAA
- a CDS encoding OmpA family protein, giving the protein MRITHTLLLAAVLVSAAGCAEAPFSGCPAKKAPVAAPAPAPVPTPAPAPAPIAPVQKTVLESKPITITGINFKLNSAKLLSHDIQVLDEVAAFAGKHPDAVLNVNGYCSKVGSYAYNLKLSEQRAESVAKYLEAHGVARDRMVLKGHSYEDPIASNATPEGRFQNQRVEINSTIKVEKTVTE; this is encoded by the coding sequence ATGCGCATTACCCATACCTTGCTACTCGCTGCCGTCCTCGTTTCTGCCGCTGGCTGTGCCGAGGCCCCATTCTCTGGTTGTCCAGCGAAGAAGGCGCCGGTCGCCGCGCCGGCCCCGGCGCCAGTGCCCACTCCGGCTCCGGCTCCAGCACCCATCGCGCCGGTGCAGAAAACGGTACTGGAAAGCAAACCGATCACCATTACCGGCATCAACTTCAAGCTCAACTCCGCCAAGCTGCTCAGCCATGACATCCAGGTTCTGGATGAAGTCGCCGCCTTTGCCGGGAAACACCCGGATGCGGTTCTGAACGTCAATGGCTACTGCAGCAAGGTCGGAAGCTACGCCTACAACCTCAAACTCTCCGAGCAGCGTGCGGAGAGCGTGGCGAAATATCTGGAAGCCCATGGCGTGGCTCGTGATCGTATGGTGCTCAAGGGACACTCCTATGAGGACCCGATTGCCAGCAATGCCACGCCGGAAGGTCGCTTCCAGAACCAGCGCGTGGAGATCAATTCCACGATCAAGGTGGAAAAGACTGTCACCGAGTAA